A single genomic interval of Acidobacteriota bacterium harbors:
- a CDS encoding serine hydrolase, whose amino-acid sequence MKTKYRATVRWIQAWPSAGAAMLVGLVVAWSTLSAAPAQAGGEQEDQRAAMLARAAEAELDTEYVAPPGDPLSHHISGFAKTLCSAVFVTGLDPDFAAESVGFFSGPYEHRRHVTNREVDNDERRIHLTLPNGVVRTAKLNGDHGCVTLPVGEDDVFFDPIDIRSTLPNPATTPWPMGDVLPDTPLPADIDADKVQQAVDAAFDPPEGLTAAFVVTHKGRIIGERYGPGITMHTPLESWSMGKSLTATLMGVLIQQGVYELYQPAPVPEWQMPGDPRQEIRIADILRMSSGVRFRGVGDPDLDPSLGYPDHLYVYTGSANSFEWAATRPQQWPPNTIGRYRNSDPVLTNYLVRLGVEGRGDEYLSFPQRDLFDKIGIRGFVLETDPYGNYLLQGYELAPARDWARLGNLYLQDGVWDGERILPEGYADFVSTVAPAWEADGRPIYGGFFWINGTGTFPVPREAYYMSGAGGQTTLIVPSHDLVVVRQGHYRGSGFGGQALRRALALLMEAVPAS is encoded by the coding sequence ATGAAGACGAAGTATCGAGCGACCGTGCGGTGGATCCAGGCGTGGCCGTCCGCCGGCGCCGCGATGCTGGTCGGTCTCGTCGTGGCGTGGAGCACCCTTTCCGCCGCCCCGGCGCAGGCCGGCGGCGAGCAGGAGGACCAGCGCGCGGCGATGCTCGCGCGCGCCGCCGAGGCCGAGCTCGACACCGAGTACGTCGCCCCGCCCGGCGACCCGCTGTCGCACCACATCTCGGGCTTCGCCAAGACGCTCTGCTCGGCGGTTTTCGTCACCGGGCTCGACCCGGATTTCGCGGCCGAGAGCGTCGGGTTCTTCAGCGGGCCCTACGAGCACCGGCGCCACGTCACGAACCGCGAGGTCGACAACGACGAGCGGCGCATCCACCTGACCCTGCCGAACGGCGTCGTCCGCACCGCCAAGCTGAACGGCGACCACGGGTGCGTGACCCTGCCCGTCGGCGAGGACGACGTCTTCTTCGACCCGATCGACATCCGAAGCACCCTGCCCAATCCGGCGACCACCCCTTGGCCGATGGGTGACGTACTGCCCGATACGCCGCTGCCGGCCGACATCGACGCGGACAAGGTGCAGCAGGCGGTCGACGCCGCCTTCGATCCGCCCGAGGGCTTGACCGCCGCGTTCGTCGTGACCCACAAGGGGCGCATCATCGGCGAGCGTTACGGCCCGGGCATCACCATGCACACGCCGCTCGAGAGCTGGTCGATGGGCAAGAGCCTGACCGCAACCCTGATGGGCGTGCTGATCCAGCAGGGCGTGTACGAGCTCTACCAGCCCGCGCCGGTTCCCGAGTGGCAGATGCCCGGCGATCCACGCCAGGAGATTCGCATCGCGGACATCCTGCGCATGTCGAGCGGCGTCCGGTTCCGCGGCGTCGGCGATCCCGACCTGGATCCGTCGCTCGGCTACCCCGATCATCTGTACGTCTACACCGGCTCGGCGAACTCCTTCGAGTGGGCGGCGACGCGGCCGCAGCAGTGGCCGCCGAACACCATCGGCCGCTACCGCAACTCCGACCCGGTGCTGACCAACTACCTGGTCCGGCTCGGCGTCGAGGGGCGCGGCGACGAGTATCTGTCGTTCCCGCAGCGCGATCTCTTCGACAAGATCGGTATCCGCGGGTTCGTGCTCGAGACCGATCCCTACGGGAACTACCTACTGCAGGGTTACGAGCTGGCCCCCGCCCGCGACTGGGCGCGGCTCGGGAACCTGTACCTGCAGGACGGCGTGTGGGACGGCGAGCGCATCCTGCCTGAAGGCTACGCCGACTTCGTCAGCACGGTCGCGCCGGCCTGGGAGGCCGACGGCCGGCCCATCTACGGCGGCTTCTTCTGGATCAACGGCACCGGCACGTTCCCGGTCCCGCGCGAGGCGTACTACATGTCCGGGGCGGGCGGCCAGACGACGCTGATCGTGCCGTCGCACGACCTG